TCCCAAGTGGCGAGGACGAGGTCGCCGACATGATGCTGGCCGGACGAGATTTCCTTCGCGCGAGAGGCTTCGTGCATTACGAAATCAGTAATTTTGCTCGCCCTGGGTACGAAAGTAAGCACAACCGCCTCTACTGGCAAAATCGCGAATACCTAGGGTTTGGACCGTCAGCCGCCAGCTTCATCGGCAGGCGGCGGTTTGCTAATATAGCTGATATCGAGGGTTACTGCCACAGACTCAAGCAGGGGATGCTTGCCACCGCATCCTGCGAAAAACTGACTAAGTCTCTCGAAATGGCCGAAACAATGATCCTCGGGCTGCGTATGCTAGAAGAAGGGGTCAAGCGCAGAGATTTCGCACAGCGCTTTGGGCCTGACCCCCTAGATTACTACGGCGAGCAGCTTGCACCCTGTGTCAGGCAAGGGCTACTGCATGTTGACGACATAGCCTTGCGCCTTACAGCCAAGGGTTTTCCCCTTGCCAGTCAAGTTCAAATGGCTTTCCTGCTCTGACTCTTGACAAAGAGTTCGGCCTAGTGGTATTTTTGTACTATACCGTTAGCACTCCCACCTGATGAGTGCTAACAAGATAATGGGGTGGTGGTGATGCTAGACGAGCGCAAGCGGCAGGTGCTGTTTGCTATAGTGCGCGACTACATTCAAACTGCTGAGCCTGTCGGCTCAAGAACCATCGCTCGCCGTTACTCTTTTGGTATCGGCGCGGCAACAATTCGCAACGAAATGGCTGACCTTGAGGAGTTAGGTTATCTTGAGCAGCCTCATACATCTGCAGGTCGCATTCCCTCAGACAGGGGCTATCGGTGCTACGTCGACTCTCTGGCGGAACTGCCGGAGCTTACTGCCGCAGAAGCCTCCCTTGTTAAGAGGCATTTTAGCGGTAGACTGCGCGGGCAAGAAATCGTCCTAGAGGCGGCAGCGCGACTTCTCTCCTCTATCACTAACTATACTTCTATAGTTATTGGGCCCTCTCCTGTACAAACTAAGCTCAAGGTCATGCAGGTAGTTCCCTTGAACGACCACAGCGCCGTACTCATGATCGTGGCTGACAATGGCTTCGTCGCTAATGAAGTAATTATGCTGCCTCCGGGTATCTCCGCTGAAGACCTCAGTGAAATTTGCCGGTTCATAACCGCTAAGTATCGCGGCTACGCCATTGATCGACTGCACGACTTTGACTTTCGCACGGGGGCCGGCGATTTTGCGCTCGGCGCATCAGCCTTCGAGCAGGCCATGGACAGTCTAATCGCGAGCCTAGAGCGTCATGAAGGCGAGCGCGTAGTGCTAGGCGGGGCCACTAACATTCTTAATCAACGTGAGTTCAAGGATGTTAGCAAGTTGCGAGAGATACTCAAAGTTCTCGAGATGCAAGAGCAAGTTTTTAAGCTGGTCACCACAGCCGCTGCTAATCCGCTTTCGATCAGTATCGGCGCCGAGAATGCACTCGAGGCCATGCGCGATTGTTCGCTTATTACCGCAAGCTACACCATCGCCGGTGAGGGTGTAGGGCACATCAGCATCCTAGGGCCTACGCGCATGGAGTATCCGCGGGTTATCGCACTTCTTAATTATGTAAGCAAAGTTATTGGTCAAGGCTAATTCTTTAGGGAATCAAAAAGGGGTGTAGCATATTGGAGCAACAAAACAATCAAGAGACGGAGCAACCAGTAAAGGAACAACCCTCAGTGCAGGAACTCGAGTCTAGGCTGCTGCGCCTGCAAGCCGACATGGAAAATATGCGGCGGCGTCATCAGCGCGAGAAAGAAGATTTGTGGGAAGTCGTAGCGGCAGATCTTTTATGTCAGCTGCTACCAACGATGGATAGCTTTGATCGTGCCATAAAAGTCCTACCCACGGGTGATTGGACACAGGGCATGGTCATGGTACATAAGCAATTTCAAGAGGTTCTCGCTCGGGTAGGGCTTACGCCTGTTGACTGTGCTTGCGCATTTGATCCGCAGTACCATGAGGCCGTGGCCATTGATGAGGACCCCACATCCCCCGAAAACACCATCACCGCTGAGCTAGAGCGTGGCTACAAGCTCAGGGGCCGAGTTTTAAGACCAAGCAAAGTAAGAGTTTCAGTTGGAGGTATGAGCAATGAGTAAGATTATTGGCATCGATTTAGGCACAACTAATTCCGTAGTCAGCTACCTTGAGGGCGGCGAACCTGTCGTCCTACCCAATACCGAGGGCAGCAGGCTGACACCATCCGTAGTCGGTTTCTCTAAGAGCGGTGAGCTCCTCGTGGGGGCCATCGCCAAGCGTCAGGCCATCAGCAACCCCGACCGCACCATCAGCTCCATCAAGCGGCAAATGGGCACGAACCATAAAGTAAAAGTAGACGGCAAGGAATATACGCCGCAAGAAATTTCGGCCATGATTTTGCGTAAGCTCAAGCAAGATGCCGAGGCTTACCTGGGCACGACCATCGAAAAAGCCATTATCACGGTCCCTGCTTACTTTACCGACAGCCAAAGGCAAGCCACAAAAGATGCGGGCACCATTGCCGGGCTTGAGGTTATGCGCATTATCAACGAGCCGACCGCAGCGGCCCTAGCCTATGGCCTAGATAAGGGTCAAGACCACACCATACTCGTCTTCGACTTAGGCGGTGGCACTTTCGATGTCTCTATTTTAGAACTAGGTGACGGACTCTTTGAGGTGAAAGCTACCTCTGGCAATAACAGGCTAGGTGGCGATGACTTCGATCAACGTCTGCTCGATCACCTAGTCAAAGAATTCAAGAAGACCGCGGGCCTAGACCTTTCTAAGGACCGCGTGGCCGTGCAGCGCCTACGCGAAGCGGCCGAGAAGGCTAAAATTGAGTTGTCCACCTTGCAACAGACCAATATCAACCTGCCCTTTATCACCATGGATGCTGAAGGCCCCAAACATTTAGACATTACCGTCACACGGGCTAAGTTCGATGAACTGACCGAAGATCTTGTAGAGCTCACCATGGGTCCCGCACGCCGCGCCTTGCAGGATTCTGGCCTTGAGCCGCATCAAATCGATAAAGTTATCTTGGTCGGGGGCTCTACCCGCATCCCTGCTGTACAAGAGGCTGTGCGCCGCTTAATCGGCAAAGACCCGCACAAAGGGGTAAACCCCGACGAAGTGGTAGCTCTAGGTGCGGCCATTCAGGGGGGCGTACTGTCAGGTGATGTCAAGAACGTCGTCTTGCTTGACGTAACGCCGCTATCTCTCGGCATCGAAACGCTAGGTGGGGTGCTGACTAAGCTTATCGAGCGCAACACCACCAT
This genomic window from Bacillota bacterium contains:
- the hrcA gene encoding heat-inducible transcription repressor HrcA, translated to MLDERKRQVLFAIVRDYIQTAEPVGSRTIARRYSFGIGAATIRNEMADLEELGYLEQPHTSAGRIPSDRGYRCYVDSLAELPELTAAEASLVKRHFSGRLRGQEIVLEAAARLLSSITNYTSIVIGPSPVQTKLKVMQVVPLNDHSAVLMIVADNGFVANEVIMLPPGISAEDLSEICRFITAKYRGYAIDRLHDFDFRTGAGDFALGASAFEQAMDSLIASLERHEGERVVLGGATNILNQREFKDVSKLREILKVLEMQEQVFKLVTTAAANPLSISIGAENALEAMRDCSLITASYTIAGEGVGHISILGPTRMEYPRVIALLNYVSKVIGQG
- a CDS encoding nucleotide exchange factor GrpE is translated as MEQQNNQETEQPVKEQPSVQELESRLLRLQADMENMRRRHQREKEDLWEVVAADLLCQLLPTMDSFDRAIKVLPTGDWTQGMVMVHKQFQEVLARVGLTPVDCACAFDPQYHEAVAIDEDPTSPENTITAELERGYKLRGRVLRPSKVRVSVGGMSNE
- the dnaK gene encoding molecular chaperone DnaK gives rise to the protein MSKIIGIDLGTTNSVVSYLEGGEPVVLPNTEGSRLTPSVVGFSKSGELLVGAIAKRQAISNPDRTISSIKRQMGTNHKVKVDGKEYTPQEISAMILRKLKQDAEAYLGTTIEKAIITVPAYFTDSQRQATKDAGTIAGLEVMRIINEPTAAALAYGLDKGQDHTILVFDLGGGTFDVSILELGDGLFEVKATSGNNRLGGDDFDQRLLDHLVKEFKKTAGLDLSKDRVAVQRLREAAEKAKIELSTLQQTNINLPFITMDAEGPKHLDITVTRAKFDELTEDLVELTMGPARRALQDSGLEPHQIDKVILVGGSTRIPAVQEAVRRLIGKDPHKGVNPDEVVALGAAIQGGVLSGDVKNVVLLDVTPLSLGIETLGGVLTKLIERNTTIPTSKSQTFSTAADHQTSVEIHVLQGERAMAADNVTLGRFTLDGIPPAPRGIPKIEVTFDIDVNGIVNVKAKDMATSKEQRISITSSIGLSDHDIDRMVKDAEKHAAEDQKRRELVEAKNQAEQLAYSAEKTLKDLGDKAPEDKAAAVTSAVAEARTAIASGDINKIKEATETLTKLVDELATLMYNQSQAEASEAKSGEQQGDDTIDADFYDVDKK